The proteins below come from a single Acidimicrobiia bacterium genomic window:
- a CDS encoding SGNH/GDSL hydrolase family protein, with protein sequence MWLNKRHWPWQRFGVLIVALLAVFVSASFASTATAQSQDKIPNRWAILGDSYLSGQGFTPPAIDAFGQLVLGYEPDTNSANNSCFRVSTSWGLTLAQHFQAQSKDVLFVACSGATTAHVTTNPQFPASPPNVPGGLPQIEELIRFNELKPVDVVLLTIGGNDAGFVNQITSCLMQTTCSPADHPVLSQDVDSGRTVLEERLVEVVRQIRDVAPQATILVAGYPNILPLSGVSCDDVGNMSVDNIAALQQYLRAINQSVRAGATSGGAHYLDVSKALKGIHLCSPTSAGVNPIGVRVFSAMHPTVMGHNAIARYIAPAAEGVLQDAW encoded by the coding sequence ATGTGGCTAAACAAACGGCACTGGCCTTGGCAGCGCTTTGGCGTGCTAATCGTTGCTCTACTGGCTGTCTTCGTTAGTGCTTCCTTTGCCTCAACGGCCACCGCTCAAAGCCAAGACAAAATTCCAAATCGGTGGGCGATCCTGGGTGATTCTTATCTTTCGGGCCAAGGGTTTACGCCGCCCGCCATCGACGCTTTTGGACAGCTGGTTCTGGGCTATGAGCCAGACACCAACTCAGCGAACAACAGCTGCTTTCGCGTTTCCACCTCCTGGGGGTTGACGCTGGCACAGCATTTTCAAGCCCAGAGCAAGGATGTGCTTTTCGTGGCCTGTTCCGGTGCTACCACCGCACATGTCACCACTAATCCACAGTTCCCGGCCAGCCCGCCCAATGTCCCCGGCGGACTGCCACAAATTGAAGAGCTCATACGATTTAACGAGCTGAAACCGGTGGATGTTGTTCTGCTCACAATTGGTGGCAACGACGCTGGATTCGTAAATCAAATCACTAGCTGTCTAATGCAAACCACCTGTTCTCCTGCCGATCACCCGGTGTTGTCGCAGGATGTTGACAGTGGTCGAACGGTTTTAGAAGAGCGCCTGGTGGAGGTAGTGCGGCAGATACGCGACGTCGCCCCACAGGCCACGATTCTGGTGGCGGGATACCCGAATATTCTGCCCTTAAGCGGTGTGAGCTGCGACGACGTGGGAAACATGAGCGTCGACAATATTGCTGCACTGCAACAATATTTGAGGGCGATCAACCAAAGTGTGCGTGCTGGGGCTACAAGCGGCGGAGCGCATTATCTCGACGTGTCGAAAGCTCTGAAAGGAATACATCTGTGTTCGCCCACCAGTGCCGGGGTCAACCCGATCGGGGTGCGGGTGTTCTCGGCCATGCACCCCACGGTGATGGGCCACAACGCAATTGCTCGTTATATAGCCCCGGCGGCGGAGGGTGTATTACAAGACGCTTGGTGA
- a CDS encoding dipeptide/oligopeptide/nickel ABC transporter permease/ATP-binding protein — protein sequence MKIDTKTSMKQRSIVVTLAWVVLGFVVLIAAFGSWIMPHDPNVGNIRNTLASPNGDFWLGTDYLGRDVLSRLIAGSRVALLAGLEATAVALFIGVSVGMVVGLAGGWTDRIAMRIIDGLSAIPALVLAIAIIATLGSGVTRSMFAAGVAYSMGLARLARGLTLAERDAVYVDGARVVGARTWRLLRHHIAPNIVGPIAVQATLVFASAIIIEASLSYLGLGVQPPEASWGSMLANAQRTVRQAPFQAIPPGLALAATVLSINVLGDALVRTRKGESFAHPTGYLEPVSVAKSTNSETPTRANESGNANLLNVDGLFVRYGTFTAVNGASIQIAPGEVVALVGESGSGKTSLAMAIAGLLAPPAQVGANTVSLTNSGDSLELIGASTKETRNWRHNIGVVFQEPSASLNPLQSVAHQLRDVIRANPQTSAAAMEAKGHDEDAYIEELLTDVGLRRPTEVMKLRPNQLSGGMAQRVVIAMALAKNPALLVADEPTTALDVTVEAEIIRLLRRLCEERHFGVLLVTHDLGVAGELADRVLVMYQGNIVETGAVQELALYPKHPYTAALIAAVPQNEPGRKILVPEEDRLSKRAGIAPELLGSEVGCSYRHRCPYAVDECYRTEPLLGVAITPANDSNHLAACHRANELNLEGADGIVDAREKVVVQPSDGAEPKDEANL from the coding sequence ATGAAAATCGACACCAAAACCAGCATGAAGCAGCGCTCGATCGTGGTCACCTTGGCCTGGGTGGTGCTCGGTTTCGTGGTACTGATTGCAGCTTTTGGCAGCTGGATCATGCCGCATGACCCCAATGTTGGCAACATTCGCAATACCCTAGCCAGCCCTAACGGTGACTTTTGGCTGGGAACCGACTATCTCGGTCGCGACGTGCTGAGTCGTCTGATCGCTGGTAGCCGTGTGGCCTTGCTGGCGGGTTTAGAAGCTACCGCTGTAGCCCTATTCATAGGGGTGTCGGTTGGCATGGTGGTGGGTTTAGCTGGCGGTTGGACCGATCGTATCGCGATGAGAATAATCGACGGACTGTCGGCGATCCCGGCGCTGGTACTAGCCATTGCCATAATCGCTACTTTGGGTAGCGGTGTAACCCGGTCAATGTTTGCGGCGGGTGTTGCCTACTCAATGGGCCTGGCGCGCTTAGCCCGTGGGCTCACGTTGGCGGAACGCGACGCAGTTTACGTTGATGGTGCCAGGGTGGTTGGGGCACGAACTTGGCGCTTGCTACGGCATCACATTGCCCCCAACATTGTGGGCCCTATCGCCGTGCAGGCAACCTTAGTATTCGCTTCAGCCATCATCATTGAGGCGAGCTTGAGCTATCTCGGATTGGGCGTTCAACCACCCGAAGCGAGCTGGGGAAGCATGCTCGCCAACGCCCAGCGCACGGTTCGCCAAGCACCGTTCCAAGCCATACCACCAGGGCTGGCGTTGGCGGCCACCGTACTGTCAATAAACGTATTAGGTGACGCTTTAGTACGCACCCGCAAAGGTGAATCATTTGCACATCCCACTGGCTATTTAGAACCGGTGTCAGTAGCCAAAAGCACCAATTCCGAGACGCCGACAAGGGCGAATGAGAGCGGAAACGCGAATCTCCTGAATGTTGACGGGCTGTTTGTTCGCTATGGCACCTTCACGGCGGTTAACGGAGCTTCCATCCAAATAGCGCCTGGTGAGGTGGTGGCGCTGGTGGGAGAATCGGGCAGCGGAAAGACTTCTCTGGCTATGGCGATCGCGGGCCTTTTGGCACCGCCGGCACAGGTTGGCGCCAATACTGTTTCCCTTACCAATAGCGGAGATTCGTTAGAACTGATCGGCGCTTCCACCAAAGAAACTCGCAACTGGCGCCACAACATTGGGGTCGTTTTCCAAGAACCATCAGCCAGTTTGAACCCGTTACAAAGTGTTGCTCACCAGCTGCGAGATGTTATTCGAGCGAACCCGCAAACCTCGGCAGCCGCCATGGAAGCCAAAGGCCACGACGAAGACGCTTACATCGAGGAGCTACTTACTGACGTCGGTCTTCGTCGACCAACCGAGGTGATGAAGCTTCGCCCCAACCAATTGTCAGGTGGTATGGCGCAACGCGTGGTAATCGCCATGGCCCTGGCCAAGAACCCTGCGCTTTTGGTGGCTGATGAGCCCACGACGGCCCTCGATGTGACGGTCGAGGCCGAGATCATTCGTCTGTTGCGACGCCTCTGTGAAGAGCGCCATTTTGGCGTGTTACTTGTTACCCACGATCTGGGAGTGGCGGGTGAATTAGCCGACCGAGTTTTGGTGATGTACCAGGGCAACATTGTAGAAACCGGTGCCGTTCAAGAGCTGGCCTTATACCCGAAACACCCATATACCGCAGCACTGATTGCCGCCGTGCCCCAAAACGAACCGGGCCGCAAAATTCTGGTGCCGGAGGAAGACCGCCTTTCGAAACGTGCTGGGATTGCCCCGGAACTGTTGGGCAGCGAAGTCGGTTGTAGCTACCGGCATCGGTGCCCTTACGCCGTCGACGAATGTTACCGAACCGAGCCATTGCTAGGCGTCGCCATTACGCCAGCCAATGATTCGAATCATCTGGCAGCTTGCCACCGCGCAAATGAGTTGAACCTCGAAGGTGCCGACGGGATAGTCGATGCCCGAGAGAAAGTCGTTGTGCAACCAAGTGACGGGGCTGAGCCGAAGGACGAGGCAAACCTATGA
- a CDS encoding ATP-binding cassette domain-containing protein → MTELAAYVKDLRVEFPRRRSIGNLRPTPFLAVDGASIEIKRGEITGLVGESGSGKSTLARAILRLVPFSGEIMVDGVDVAALSTAATINYRRQVQAVFQDPLSALNQRHSVLQIVGEPLEIHSRLNGSERRARVVELLDSVGLDESHLGRTTRELSGGQRQRVAIARALAVEPSLLILDEALSALDVTTAASVARLLRSLLRPDSAMLFIGHDLAMVRQLCDQVYVMRAGQVVESGPADEVCGNPSHDYTKLLISSIPRLVTS, encoded by the coding sequence ATGACCGAGCTAGCCGCGTACGTAAAGGATCTGCGGGTCGAGTTTCCACGTCGACGCAGCATAGGAAACCTTCGGCCTACACCGTTTTTGGCTGTTGATGGTGCTTCAATCGAAATTAAACGAGGTGAAATTACCGGGTTGGTTGGTGAATCGGGTTCCGGTAAGTCGACGCTGGCACGTGCCATCCTCCGCTTAGTTCCATTCAGCGGGGAGATCATGGTTGATGGCGTAGATGTAGCCGCACTTTCCACGGCCGCCACCATTAATTATCGACGTCAGGTACAGGCAGTTTTTCAAGACCCGCTTTCGGCGTTAAACCAGCGCCATTCAGTGTTACAGATAGTGGGCGAACCACTAGAAATCCATTCACGCTTGAATGGGTCCGAGCGTCGAGCGCGGGTAGTCGAACTGCTTGATTCCGTGGGTCTCGACGAGAGTCACCTCGGTCGCACAACCCGTGAACTATCGGGTGGGCAACGACAGCGTGTAGCAATTGCCCGGGCTTTGGCGGTGGAACCCTCGTTGTTGATTCTGGATGAAGCGCTAAGCGCTTTAGACGTGACAACTGCGGCTTCAGTGGCGCGACTGCTCCGGTCGCTGCTTCGGCCCGATTCCGCCATGTTGTTTATCGGGCACGACCTAGCCATGGTTCGCCAACTATGCGACCAGGTCTATGTGATGCGGGCGGGACAGGTGGTGGAGTCAGGGCCAGCTGATGAAGTCTGCGGCAACCCTTCACATGATTACACCAAGCTGCTGATTTCTTCGATTCCCCGTTTAGTAACTAGTTAG
- a CDS encoding ROK family protein encodes MPAIRRSRDLRLTNAAEVVRVVRDSGRRSRAELAKHTTLSHQALATILTELVDEGVLLEIEERGAQRGPGRPALLYEYNPHRERVVSLFIGLRYAEISLCDGFGRPMDQNIEFYPGWDVDEIVAQSGAHIDQLLDKHNVNPRTCVLGIVVHGYVDAEAGTVTNANMGWSNAAIASKFHQRTKLAVTIHEAARVAAKAEYQEGAAQGVKRATVLSLGPEYIATTLVNGEPDVGADGQAGMIGLCKIDDGPDALTISEMVGSFASKRRYTELSGVHVDWMADVYDHLRAGDPHAQRVIEIQNRAVAFASAWLITILNPQVFVVGHALVADERNQAALLAQIIDNLDPTVAKSCSIRMSLLGPRAWTRGGVHAALEHHRSYELKPASVAK; translated from the coding sequence ATGCCTGCTATCAGACGAAGTCGCGACCTAAGACTCACTAATGCCGCTGAGGTGGTTCGGGTAGTTCGTGATTCTGGCCGCCGATCTCGAGCCGAGTTGGCCAAACACACCACTCTCTCGCATCAGGCGCTCGCGACGATCCTCACCGAACTGGTCGATGAGGGCGTTCTATTAGAAATCGAGGAGCGCGGCGCTCAAAGGGGCCCGGGGCGTCCGGCCTTGCTGTATGAATACAACCCACATCGAGAACGAGTGGTGTCGCTCTTTATCGGCCTGCGCTATGCAGAAATATCGTTGTGCGATGGTTTCGGTCGACCAATGGACCAAAACATTGAGTTTTACCCGGGCTGGGATGTGGACGAGATCGTGGCGCAATCCGGGGCACATATTGATCAGCTGCTCGACAAGCACAACGTAAATCCGCGGACGTGTGTTCTCGGCATCGTCGTTCACGGCTATGTGGATGCTGAAGCGGGCACGGTCACAAACGCCAATATGGGCTGGAGCAATGCCGCAATAGCATCGAAGTTTCACCAACGAACCAAACTGGCGGTGACAATTCACGAAGCAGCGCGGGTAGCAGCGAAGGCTGAATATCAAGAAGGTGCGGCACAGGGCGTAAAGCGCGCCACGGTGCTAAGCCTTGGGCCCGAGTACATTGCAACCACTTTGGTTAATGGCGAACCCGACGTCGGCGCTGACGGTCAGGCCGGAATGATCGGTTTATGCAAAATCGATGACGGCCCCGATGCCTTAACTATTAGCGAGATGGTGGGAAGTTTCGCTAGCAAGAGGCGCTATACCGAGCTCTCGGGTGTGCATGTGGATTGGATGGCCGATGTTTACGACCACCTTCGTGCTGGCGACCCGCACGCTCAAAGGGTGATCGAAATCCAAAACCGCGCCGTCGCGTTTGCGTCGGCGTGGTTGATCACCATTCTGAATCCTCAGGTCTTTGTCGTCGGTCACGCTCTCGTTGCCGACGAACGAAACCAAGCAGCGTTATTGGCCCAAATAATCGACAATCTCGACCCAACTGTCGCCAAGAGCTGCTCTATACGCATGTCATTGCTAGGGCCACGAGCTTGGACCCGTGGCGGCGTTCATGCTGCCCTCGAGCACCACCGATCGTATGAACTTAAGCCAGCTTCGGTGGCAAAGTAG
- a CDS encoding ABC transporter substrate-binding protein, protein MVKEPSPPTTSEARAAQRPWRYLLALLAAFALIAGTAACSSDSNDDSGSSSDNGSPQTTQPSDTDDDSEPVFAPSGTVKVGVSTNVQTYDPHMAAVAQEYYLNPVFDTLVHSETDGTFAPGLAEDWEWLDRTTLELTLRENLEFSDGAALDAAAVVANIERGMAMESSPSAGFFNNIASVTATDDRTVEIELVEPTTDMFSNLSRLPGMMMSPASFESGNPDTDPVGAGGWVYDKAASNPGEVEVFRANPTYWDPSRVKVEVWELRALEPDAATNALLSGEIVIGELRSEADTATFEESPQFNLISRPNANLWYIQIMDTDGTLLEPMGDVRVRQALSYAIDREGFSEGLQFGNGDPHPGVWLEGTPYYDASLEDLAYDPDKARELLAEAGYEDGFSVTFPSFGAIVPVAEAVQQMWAEIGIDVTVELVEPGTLAAVMRNGKTIMTPTNARGFTAESQYKERMAPGSPYDPIGTDRGELASLAKKAMEAEEVEDQDKAWTEVFAYAVREGYVIVIGHSMPKVIVSTDLDGAVLRPADNIPQPLDISIK, encoded by the coding sequence ATGGTCAAAGAACCATCACCACCGACAACGTCCGAAGCCAGAGCGGCCCAGAGACCGTGGCGGTACTTATTAGCATTGCTGGCAGCATTCGCGCTCATAGCAGGCACGGCAGCTTGTAGCAGTGACTCAAACGATGACTCGGGCAGTTCAAGTGACAATGGGTCGCCACAAACCACCCAGCCAAGCGACACTGACGACGACTCAGAACCAGTATTTGCCCCATCGGGCACCGTCAAAGTCGGTGTTTCCACCAACGTGCAAACCTATGACCCCCATATGGCTGCCGTGGCTCAGGAGTATTATCTCAATCCTGTTTTTGACACTCTCGTACACTCCGAAACCGATGGCACCTTCGCGCCGGGCTTAGCCGAAGATTGGGAATGGCTCGATCGGACAACCCTTGAATTAACGCTGCGAGAAAACCTTGAATTCAGTGATGGCGCTGCGCTTGATGCGGCGGCCGTGGTGGCAAACATCGAACGTGGTATGGCGATGGAATCCAGTCCTTCAGCCGGTTTCTTCAACAACATAGCGTCGGTAACAGCTACTGATGATCGAACCGTAGAGATCGAGCTGGTTGAACCCACCACCGATATGTTCTCTAACTTGTCACGTTTGCCAGGCATGATGATGTCACCAGCCTCATTCGAGTCGGGTAACCCTGATACTGATCCTGTGGGAGCTGGCGGCTGGGTCTACGACAAGGCTGCGTCAAACCCCGGCGAGGTGGAAGTTTTCCGAGCCAACCCCACATATTGGGACCCATCAAGGGTGAAAGTCGAGGTTTGGGAATTACGAGCCCTGGAACCAGACGCAGCTACTAACGCTCTATTAAGTGGCGAAATCGTCATCGGCGAACTTCGAAGTGAGGCTGACACCGCCACCTTTGAAGAAAGTCCTCAGTTCAACCTGATTTCACGACCCAACGCCAACCTTTGGTACATCCAAATTATGGATACCGACGGCACGTTGCTGGAACCGATGGGCGATGTTCGAGTCCGTCAAGCGCTTTCCTATGCCATCGATCGCGAAGGCTTTAGCGAAGGCTTGCAATTTGGTAATGGCGACCCGCACCCAGGTGTCTGGTTGGAGGGTACTCCATACTACGACGCCTCACTTGAAGACCTGGCTTACGACCCTGACAAGGCGCGGGAGTTGCTCGCCGAAGCAGGGTATGAAGACGGTTTTTCGGTTACATTCCCATCGTTTGGTGCCATTGTTCCGGTGGCTGAGGCCGTACAGCAGATGTGGGCAGAAATTGGCATCGACGTTACCGTCGAGCTGGTCGAACCTGGCACTCTGGCGGCCGTGATGCGCAACGGTAAAACCATCATGACGCCAACTAACGCTCGAGGTTTTACCGCCGAATCACAATATAAAGAACGGATGGCACCCGGCTCTCCGTACGATCCGATTGGCACCGACCGTGGTGAGCTTGCATCACTTGCAAAGAAGGCCATGGAAGCCGAGGAAGTAGAAGACCAAGATAAGGCCTGGACCGAAGTTTTCGCTTATGCCGTCCGTGAAGGCTACGTGATTGTCATTGGTCACTCCATGCCCAAGGTTATTGTCTCCACCGATCTTGATGGTGCAGTCCTACGCCCTGCTGACAACATTCCTCAGCCGTTGGACATTTCGATTAAGTAG
- a CDS encoding phosphotransferase, with the protein MRMQVSSDLRAAEKPSSGTEKIGGELSTSSAVNLPVPPNPGSENELDGWATYLQALNLLDDNPTQGMFLSVGDSGRVIAIDDVVIKRACRLLDTGSDWLANPYRTAAEGKALLRVATTYPKLVPKVLIIDEANAVLVLEKASGVTLKSQIFAGAFESSSIAATVSALEAVHSLPAERLDGVERFMTLRLSPYYLRTTTVKPEYADQIHQVVDRLRETQTHFVHGDFCPKNILIDAESPEQVTLLDWEVAHLGDPAFDYAFFLTHLIAKLHIKEELETEISAAITLLLGSYMRTLRGDVDWLTQLTGATILARCWGASRLEYLDQVTHGALSDLGAGLLLGTASLGEIL; encoded by the coding sequence ATGCGCATGCAAGTATCTTCGGATTTACGGGCGGCTGAGAAGCCCTCGAGTGGAACAGAAAAGATTGGTGGCGAGCTTTCTACGAGCTCGGCCGTCAACCTGCCTGTCCCTCCAAACCCGGGATCCGAAAATGAGTTGGATGGTTGGGCCACATATCTACAAGCGCTCAACTTGCTCGATGATAATCCAACTCAAGGCATGTTTTTAAGCGTTGGTGATTCAGGCCGAGTAATTGCAATAGACGACGTGGTGATTAAAAGAGCTTGCCGTCTACTTGATACCGGTAGTGATTGGTTGGCTAACCCATACCGCACGGCGGCTGAAGGTAAAGCTTTGCTTCGCGTAGCAACTACCTATCCCAAACTTGTTCCGAAGGTTCTCATCATCGACGAAGCCAACGCCGTATTGGTTTTGGAAAAAGCTTCAGGCGTTACCTTAAAGTCACAAATATTCGCCGGTGCATTCGAATCTTCGAGCATTGCCGCCACCGTTTCTGCCCTTGAAGCGGTTCATTCATTGCCCGCCGAACGCTTAGATGGCGTTGAGCGGTTCATGACACTGCGCCTCTCCCCGTACTATCTGCGTACCACAACGGTTAAACCCGAATATGCAGACCAAATTCATCAAGTCGTAGACCGCCTCCGTGAAACGCAAACTCATTTTGTGCACGGAGATTTTTGTCCGAAAAATATTTTGATCGATGCCGAATCACCAGAACAGGTCACTCTCCTCGATTGGGAAGTGGCACATCTCGGTGACCCAGCATTCGATTACGCATTTTTCTTAACGCACCTCATCGCCAAGCTTCATATCAAAGAAGAGCTTGAAACTGAGATCTCAGCAGCCATTACGTTGTTGCTTGGTTCATACATGCGAACCTTGCGTGGCGACGTAGATTGGTTGACTCAGCTAACTGGGGCCACGATTTTAGCCCGCTGCTGGGGTGCATCACGCCTGGAGTACTTAGACCAAGTCACCCATGGGGCGCTCTCAGATTTGGGCGCTGGCTTGCTCCTAGGTACGGCGAGTTTGGGCGAAATTCTATGA
- a CDS encoding FCD domain-containing protein produces the protein MANTDSSPLTSWRELRKNLNVAADVLDRALKRGRSGSLAHFEALAYLAETPDHTLPQSDIQFGLGLSQSATSRMLSRLESIGLVRRALSKQDGRAWLIELTPAGLNAIQSDLKEFIPVFRVQIHEFAKSLLPFSASGAASLLLPEATADADEPPTEGLLKVGEAILSLDQDSSFVVSTMAVREALEHQIMLDAAANATEEDVESLQAILDEMELRLTEPKKFFLANWRLLRHILELGENELLKELYSGLLAILEEHFQSVVSSKGLADYLSARLSIERELVAAIATGEPELVRAATEQHAITSRVSAIT, from the coding sequence ATGGCTAACACGGACTCTTCTCCACTAACTTCATGGCGTGAGCTACGCAAGAATTTGAACGTCGCCGCCGACGTGTTAGACCGCGCTCTGAAGAGGGGCCGTAGCGGCAGCTTGGCGCACTTCGAAGCCTTGGCTTACTTGGCCGAGACACCTGATCACACTTTGCCGCAGAGTGACATTCAGTTCGGTTTAGGACTCTCCCAGTCGGCCACCAGCCGTATGCTTTCGCGGCTCGAATCTATTGGGTTGGTTCGCAGAGCACTTTCTAAACAAGATGGTCGCGCGTGGTTGATTGAACTTACCCCGGCTGGACTTAATGCAATACAAAGTGACCTAAAAGAGTTTATTCCGGTCTTTCGAGTCCAAATTCATGAGTTTGCTAAAAGTCTTTTACCATTTAGTGCTAGTGGCGCTGCCTCATTGCTGCTGCCAGAAGCCACCGCTGACGCCGATGAACCACCCACCGAAGGTTTGTTAAAAGTTGGCGAAGCGATTCTTTCTCTTGATCAAGATTCTTCATTTGTAGTGAGCACAATGGCGGTAAGAGAAGCTCTTGAGCACCAGATTATGTTGGATGCGGCCGCTAACGCGACTGAGGAAGACGTTGAATCGCTGCAAGCAATTTTGGATGAAATGGAATTACGCCTGACAGAGCCGAAGAAGTTTTTCTTGGCGAATTGGCGTCTACTGAGGCATATCTTGGAGCTCGGCGAAAATGAGTTATTGAAGGAGCTCTACAGCGGCTTATTGGCAATCCTTGAAGAGCATTTTCAATCGGTAGTTTCCAGTAAAGGCTTGGCGGATTACCTTTCAGCCCGACTTTCTATAGAACGTGAGCTTGTTGCCGCTATTGCCACCGGTGAACCCGAGCTTGTTCGTGCAGCCACCGAACAACACGCCATTACCAGTCGCGTCAGCGCTATTACTTAA
- a CDS encoding DUF4236 domain-containing protein codes for MGFYFRKSKKLGPLRINLSKSGVGVSTGVKGFRVSTGPRGTQVHAGRDGVYYRKKLNLRKIFKSSK; via the coding sequence ATGGGCTTTTATTTCCGAAAGAGTAAGAAACTCGGTCCGCTTCGGATCAATTTGTCGAAATCCGGAGTTGGAGTTTCCACCGGCGTCAAAGGTTTCCGGGTCAGTACGGGGCCTCGCGGCACTCAAGTCCACGCTGGCCGCGATGGTGTCTATTACCGTAAGAAACTCAATCTGAGAAAGATATTCAAAAGCAGTAAATAA
- a CDS encoding ABC transporter permease: MGRVVGTRLLSLIPLLLVASLFAFLLVQLAPTDPAVVRLGENATDEAYAAFRSEIGVDRPVMVQYVEWLGGAVTGDFGVSWQNSTPVAQLLVKRLPVTISITLGALLVGLVIGLPLGIAAGIRAGKPSDSAITAAASLGQAIPNFWMALLLVAYVALTTKWFPATGYSPLSEGVLSWMRSLVLPSVALGTTAAAAIARQTRAGFVRVLHEPYIRTAVAGGLSRRRILLRTALRNASIPLVTTVAALASVLLGGSVIVEQVFALPGMGQLVLNAIRNGDMPIVMGFIVFAAAAMALVQLLLDLSYAALDPRVRSA, translated from the coding sequence ATGGGCCGTGTGGTTGGAACCCGTTTATTATCACTAATCCCTTTACTTTTGGTCGCGAGTCTTTTCGCCTTCTTGCTAGTGCAGTTGGCGCCGACCGACCCGGCCGTGGTGCGTTTAGGCGAAAACGCCACCGACGAAGCTTACGCTGCTTTTCGTTCTGAAATCGGTGTTGACCGACCGGTGATGGTTCAGTACGTAGAGTGGTTGGGTGGCGCTGTTACCGGTGACTTCGGTGTGTCGTGGCAAAATTCGACACCCGTTGCACAGTTGCTGGTTAAACGTTTACCAGTCACTATTTCCATCACCCTGGGCGCATTACTAGTTGGGTTAGTTATTGGTTTGCCGCTAGGCATTGCGGCCGGTATACGGGCAGGAAAACCGTCGGATTCCGCGATCACGGCCGCGGCCTCATTAGGCCAGGCCATTCCAAACTTCTGGATGGCGCTGCTACTAGTGGCCTACGTGGCCCTAACCACAAAATGGTTCCCGGCCACTGGCTATTCGCCCCTTTCGGAAGGTGTTCTTAGTTGGATGCGAAGCTTGGTGTTGCCCTCGGTGGCCCTTGGCACCACGGCTGCCGCAGCAATTGCACGCCAAACCAGAGCTGGTTTTGTAAGGGTTCTGCATGAGCCCTACATTCGAACCGCTGTTGCTGGCGGTTTGTCGCGGCGACGCATTCTGCTGCGAACGGCCCTAAGAAACGCTTCAATTCCGCTGGTCACAACGGTGGCGGCCTTGGCGTCAGTCTTGCTGGGCGGTTCGGTGATCGTCGAGCAGGTTTTCGCCCTGCCAGGAATGGGTCAGTTGGTCTTAAACGCCATTCGTAACGGTGACATGCCAATAGTTATGGGCTTCATTGTCTTTGCGGCTGCTGCCATGGCTCTCGTACAGCTATTGCTTGATCTCAGCTACGCCGCCTTAGACCCAAGGGTGCGATCGGCATGA